The Plutella xylostella chromosome Z, ilPluXylo3.1, whole genome shotgun sequence region aatttaGGTTAGGTAAAATggtttttaatttcttttttaaattaattttatctcAGAATTGGCGTGTCTGAGTCAACCAAGGTATATCTAGTTGATATGCATATGAGCTGGTAAATCAATAggtaataatgtcaaaaccaaATACATTTACTTGTTTGTATCAGTGGCACcctataaacaaaatatagtcAACAAGCGCCACGCCTTCTGCAGATAACTAGATACTTAAGACTCGTAGATGACTCAAGTACTTTTCATGTCACCTATCATCCGACAGGGCAATGGGTCTTCGAACTAAAGTGTTTGCGCCAGAGGGTTATTCAATCATCAAACATGCCTTCACAATAATAGTATCACTTATACTAACTGTATGTACATTAAGCTTTCACTAACATCCTGCTTAAAGAAACTCCATCGATAACGCTGGTAACATGCGCGCCAGGCTTAATCGTATACGTTCGCGTTGCTTGATAAACTCCCAAAATTGATTATTAAAACGTATGGAATGGGAACCAAATACACATACCTAActtttaagtatgtattttatcagaCCCAGCAAATTGGGCAGAGCGTTGAGTCAAAGTCAGTCATTCAGGACGAGGCATATTACAAACTAGagaaaacataaaacaaaagcGTAACCTGGTGTTGAGCTGGTTATTCCTAATATTCCTGACGCCGACTCTCGTCGCTGCGATGGCGCGGCGCTGGTGGCCGGCGCGGGGGGGCCGCGGGGCGAGGGGGCTGCAGCCCTCGCCGTCGACACTCCCAAGCTTGAGGGCGAGCTTATTGCCGGGCATAGTAGTCTTCGGGGCCTCGCCGTGCCCACGGGGTTAAAGGGCAAGGTTTGAATAGATGGTGGGACACTTCGGGATGGAGCGCCTACGAGGGCGCTTGAAGATCGTTCCATTCCTGGGACACCCGGGAAGTCTCTCAGGAAAGGAATTGGAGTTATCCTCATAAAGGGAAAAGGTAGCCCTTGAATCTCTGCAGATGCATTTGAAGGTAGGCCTCTTAGCCATTGCATGCGTGGAGAAGCAATAGGCCATCGTTCTGAGCCTGGTATGCCGGGGTAGGCTCTAAAGAACGGGCCGGGCCAGAAGCTTGCGTACGGCCCTGCAACACCTTCAAACACTGCAGGGACGTTGTAGTACGGGCCCGCTTGGCCTCACATGGAAGAGGAAGGGGGAGATGGAGATGGCTCGGTGGGAGACTGAGGCCGAGCCCGCTGAGCCGCCGGCGGGGCTGGCAGGCTGCGAGGCAGGGGGATCGGGGGACGGCCACCGCGGGgagcggcgggggcggggcgccTGCGCGGGGGCAGCGGCGGTGGCTCGTGGACCAATGCCACGGTCTCTTCGGGTGTAAGAAGGCGGTATCGCACAGCGTTGCTTTTAGGTGGACGAGGTGGTGGTGTAGGCTCTGGCTGTTCTGTGTCGGAGCTCTCATAGCTTTGGATTTCTTCCTCTTCGGCTGGTGACGAAGGTGGTGGAGCCGCTACCTCCTGGACGACAGTGGCGCGAGTGATGGGGGCTAGTTGGCGGGTGGCGGAGGCGCCACGTCCGCGGCCCTCCGGCCAAGTGTTGTAATAGGTGGTAGGAGCTGGAGTAGGGTCCGACATTGTCTCAGTTGAACCAAGTCTGGGCGAATCTGATAAGACGACGGTATTTTCTTCTGGTATCAGCCAGACACCAATTGGAACGGGTTGTTCTGTATCACCTGCTGAACACCCAACAAAATGTATATACGCTACAACGTGTGCGTTAGTTTAACTATAAAAAAcgaattcatgaaaaaaattaacgATAAAGCAAATTAATCTATCAGAATTCTGTGTTTTCAAGTTATAATAGGCCTTTACAAGAtttcataagtacctacttatttcgATATTATCCTTGAATTCATCTtggtgtttattttataacaattttGATATTACCTctaatatgtaattttttagtCCTAATAATTTCCTAGTGCGAAACAAAATAGCCTGTTTGCATAAATACGGCACCATTTTGTTTGGGTTTGTTGAGATTTGACAATTTGAGAAAGCTCGACTTTATCACATGCATGCACCATCCTTTGGGAGTTATGACGTCACTTATTTTGAAATAGTGCATTGTTAAGCAAGAGATGTACATTTGAAATAAATCGTAAATCACAGAGGTAACCTCGGAATAATGACTGTTTtcaataacttaataaatacagtaaaaaaaactttgtgagtTTCCAAATTCAATTCGTGGCCAGGCAAAAATTTGTGTCCaataccaataaaattgtaagtatcttttatttattaagtcaAAACTTATTTGAAGTtcttaaatctataaaaaatatttgatttttattttgttatggttttattattagCAAACTAATTATAGCAATTTAATACgcattattatcattaaaatacatttaattatatttttgaaaccgagataaaagttaCAAATGGATTTAAACAATAGAGCAACATGACAACGATTTTATTCAACCAATATTTGAACTATACCTCGTTTCAGCTAAGATGATTCCTGTGACGTTATGGAgacgttttaattttttcggTTTTAAATATAGTGAAATACTTTTCTTCTATCGACTTATTCGTATGAGTCGTATCCAatgaaatgtaattaattCACACAGACTTCGAAACAATCACTACCCATCACGTCCTTACTGctgtttaggcctagtccaccacgcggcTTAAAGTGCCGTCCGAAACAAGAAAGCGTCCAGAAAAcgaccacttgaaatcggtcacctaTCCAATGGCCGATagtgccatgtgttgcttaacctcagtgatcagatGCGATCACTGAAGCAAGCTcagtttaggcctagtccacctcGCTGACCTAGgacgggttggtggaccccaacacaagcgaggttgtgctgagagagttttcgggtaagtgggctacccgactgtcagatgtttttaagctgcccgaaggcctctgaccactggcttaacgactgctgccgtaacagcaaccgggacccacggcttaacgtgccgtccgaaacAAGAAACTGTTCAGAAAaccaccacttgaaatcggtcacctaTCCAATGGCTGATagtgccatgtgttgcttaacctcagttaTCAGTTGCGATCACTGAAGCAAGCTCGGTttggcctagtccaccacgctgaccTAGGACGGGTTGGtagaccccaacacaagcaacgttgtgctgagagagttgtcgggtaagtgggcaacccgactgtcagatgttttcaagctgcccgaaggcctctgactaggatTCACtactgctgccgaaacagcaaccgggacccacggcttaacgtgccgtccgaaacAAGAAACTATTCAGAAAaccaccacttgaaatcggtcacctaTCCAATGGCTGATagtgccatgtgttgcttaacctcagtaaTCAGTTGCGATCACTGAAGCAAGCTCGGTttggcctagtccaccacgctgaccTAGAACGGGTTGGTAGACGCCAACACAAATAAcgttgtgctgagagagttgtcgggtaagtgggcaacccgactgtcagatgttttcaagctgcccgaaggcctctgactaggatTAACtactgctgccgaaacagcaaccgggacccacggcttaacgtgcagTCCGAAACAAGAAAGCATCCAGAAaacaaccacttgaaatcggtcacatATCCAATGGCTGATAGTGCCATGtattgcttaacctcagtgatcagttgcGATTACTGAAGCAAGCTCGGTTTAGGCCTACCACCTCCACCACGCTGACCTAGgacgggttggtggaccccaacacaagtaacgttgtgctgagagagtcgtcgggtaagtgggcaacccgactgtcagatgttttcaagctgcccaaAGGTTACTGATCAGGCTTGACGACTGTTGGcgaaacagcaaccgggacccacggcttaacgtgccgtccgaagcacgaaagCGTCCAGAAAACAACCACTTGAAATAGGTCACTCATCCAATGGCTGATAGTGtcatgtgttgcttaacctcagtgatcggCTGTGATTACTGAAGCAAGCTGAACTAGGGACGCTTCAAATAATATtgcaaaatacaattatattgtataaattgAGAGCTGACACAGGAATCATCTCAGCTGTAACGAGATATATAGTGacttagattttatttttatattaattgtatgcttttttaaatataaataagtttatattttttccaatcACCTTTCTCCGATAGCACGGGTAGTGTACGACGACACGACGACTGATCACCGAAAGAATTCTCTTTTCGATGACCATTGCTTGAACTAAATCATGCTTCACCGATAGCACGGTATACCGAAATCACTATTCAACAACGATTAGAGGAACACATCTCATAACCAATCACACTGTACAGTATGTCTGAGTGTATATTCTATTCACTAAGTTACGCgctgtataaatattattaaacttgCATAAAAGTATGAGTGCACTTACGTAAGCTGCCCGTCTGTGTGAAAGCTCGGTCGCCTCTCGTTCTCTCGTAGGGTAGGTATTTACTGAACATTTTTGAAACTTGAGTTTATACTTTTGCGTAATTACTTTAGATCATAGTTATAAACGGAGTAAAATTCATTTTAGTGTACCAAAACGAGTAGTAACTAATAGGTACACAATACTATTTGAAATAGTTTAGCTCCAATAGATAAATTACATCAGTTCTTAATATCTGGCAGAAATACACTCcagatataatataattgttatGATGTTccgttataattttattgcagtttattattgttttatattctCGAGTTTCCAACGTTTAATTAAGTTGTTAGTACGATTTCAGATTTCATTTCACATTCTTTGAACTTGTTTTACACTAATGAAAACAATTTCACTTTtcataacataattaaattgagtatttattaatgaataaCGAACGCGTTCAAGAATTTCCAGTTACAAATGTAGATACGAGGTCATTTTTAAGTTAAATCTTTTTGGTCCGAAATTTAGAATGAATTTATCATAAACaccataataaataagtagtatgAAGACactctttttctttttatgttaAAAGAATTTCACCGAAAATATATTTGACAGCGGAACGCTCGCGGAATGAATGCTACAGGTGTTTGTTTATTGTGATGATGCTGATGGTCAAAACCACGCCGTGGATCTCCCCACAGAATTGATTTCAACACAgaaacgttaaaaaccccatTATCTGATCACTTTTCCACTGAAGCACTTCAATTTTACGTCTCAACGAAATATGGCGCCCGACGGAAAAccgatttaaaatatataaacgcATTAAAATTACACTGAATCTAAGTAAAGGCACTATTATGACCGTTAAAATGATACAGAAACTAATTCAAGTCACTATAATGACCATTATAACTTAAAAACACATAATCTCAATTTCAGaaaaactgtttattttttccGAAATTCCACTTTTTTAACACTGAATttccaaaaacattatttagaATTGAAAATGGCGCACAGCAATAGAAATCATCACTTTcatttaagaaaaatataatatcagATAAAACTTACGGGACGACTTTTTATTGCACAAGGAAGAACAACACTCCATGATTTTTGAAGCGCGAATGAGGAGCGCGGGTCTATCCGCGCAGCACCGCTCAGCTCGACGCGATGCGAGTGACGTGCCGGAGGTGTCTCGTATGATTGTAAACAATTCACTGTCGAGCGATTTCCCCGCGAATTCCGTGAACTCTGACATTGAGAGTGTTTTACAGCGAGAAAATATACAGCCAATCGGAGCCCGGAATTATTACGCCGACTCAAAATCAGTATTTCTGATTGGGCAGGCTCTGTTGCAGCTCTCATTTATCGACGATTGCAAAGGTCGTAAGCGACACTTTTGGTGATAATGAGTTTTAGCTACTGTTAAACTCGCCAGGTTTTCCTTTGAAtgttttataccatttttttacaaaatccaGTGTTGTGATCCGTTGGTCTGGTAAGTAACTATTTGGTCCAATAATTAGGGGACATTACATTTTATGTAGAGTCTTTTAGTAACAGAAGTTgaaattgatttttttaacgtaatttataattacgtaTCGATAATTAAGGGGACCTGCAGAGTCGTGGCAGCACTGCTGCTTGCTGACAAGATCGAAACCATACCTTGAAAGTCCCTTTCCGTGTCAGGATTCAGGAACCGACCCTACCAATGATATAATTctaatacataaaaaagaaGATACCTCATAGCCCTGACAAAGTTGAAGCGTGcgtaggtacaataaaatactgaTGACGAGCTTAAAGTGCAGTGGTACTATACCAGACTGTCATATTAATACCTTCTTTCACCACATGAgcaaggtttttttttatttgaggATATTATTACAGTTTCTAAGGTGATGACCAGTAAAATTTCagggttataataataaataaataataataatttatttcatagccaaacttaaacttaattacaaaaacaaagttaaCAAGCATAGATGTAAGTTATATATATGCATGAATAATATGTCCCCTGATACTCAAACTAGGTAAAAACCTGTAAGATGAGGATCAGTCATCAGGGTTCGGCAACCATTTGAAGTTTAGAACACATATCTACTGAGTTTGGTGGAGGCTTTTAAGGAGAGCTGTCGGCACGTGCCCCTCGCGAAATGAATCAGCGCCGCTAACACATTTATCTCCGCAAATAGCCGGGGCCGCCGGCTCTCGCTCCAATTTAGATCCACTTGCCGATATCGACGCCACActcatatgttttttatatacagggtgtccggAATTCTCGATCAACACCATCTCAACACACGAAATAATCtcctgaagggctagtacggggcatatttaagacgtgacaaaagttttgcatcaccgtcactcacatcgcgcagcctcaagagtgagcgcgacggagaactttcacgtcttattagcgccctgtgctacatgGCCTGAGTTACATATTATAGGACTATAGGTATTAAAAATGTGAGAGAGTGAGCGAAAGTCGAGTGAGTGAATTTTCCCTCTGTGATTTCCCCTGCTAGTCAATATTTTGAGTTAACAAAGTCAATtaaaaattttatttgaatcatATCCATACTCCCATTCCCTATTGGATTTAAACAATTGccaacaaagtaactgtcaaaTATGACATATCCTCgtgtttacattattattatacatataaattaggtatctacctatataatattgaGCTGTCTGGCGGCCCTGATCATAAAATAGTGGTTTAGAATAACGAATTGTGTGAGTTTGTACAGGCATGATTTTGAATAGCGGTATATACATAATATCCTTTATACATAATGTCTGCGCACTACGCATTACTTTAGTACTTATGCATATACaaatttttagaaaaaaatatatttcggcaatataaaatatataggtacttatactctgtccattatattattggtttttagacattctaaatcccatacatatatGACggctgcaaaggaaaaccaactttacttaccagacataaggaaacgtctaaaatacaataacatagtggaagcaaaataataattatgtcttCCTAGACATATTTTCTTCACGCTTTTCACATCACTTCATTCACTCGGTCTTCTACAATGCCATACTCCTACATACAAACTTTCACACAATCCATGCATTTCAGTTAGAATGG contains the following coding sequences:
- the LOC125491270 gene encoding wiskott-Aldrich syndrome protein homolog 1-like; its protein translation is MSDPTPAPTTYYNTWPEGRGRGASATRQLAPITRATVVQEVAAPPPSSPAEEEEIQSYESSDTEQPEPTPPPRPPKSNAVRYRLLTPEETVALVHEPPPLPPRRRPAPAAPRGGRPPIPLPRSLPAPPAAQRARPQSPTEPSPSPPSSSM